In the Vitis vinifera cultivar Pinot Noir 40024 chromosome 2, ASM3070453v1 genome, one interval contains:
- the LOC100852790 gene encoding zinc finger protein ZAT4 has translation MYIYMSKEKHFWVVCVLWWWNACHLLLFKFPNRLILLKLCLFSPRDCKALIFASMEKHKCKLCSRRFSSGRALGGHMRSHLATLPIPPKTPQHSDRTDPVSSSSSSSSSEEEEEGEEQRSEGEEKALAYGLRENPKRSFRLADPEFSFAVDAGSVVQDRESETESRNPTRRRSKRAWKLGVPNQGLDLKKPKLGKSETTESPTEPEPVSSVSNTWPEEDIAMCLVMLSRDTWTRSDEDQDIKDEEERSVDETCKKVFSSFEASPVEKVVNKASKKKIKACFEDESNPENGGNVKIYECPFCSRVFRSGQALGGHKRSHLLNNSTTTTAAAAAAASANSEKFQNGVIDLNLPAPPEDYAFSQHSAVSYAEFIANTIKC, from the coding sequence atgtatatatatatgtcaaaagaaaagcatttttgggTTGTGTGTGTCCTCTGGTGGTGGAATGCTTGTCACCTACTCCTTTTTAAGTTCCCAAATCGCTTGATACTTCTCAAGCTGTGTCTCTTTTCCCCCAGAGACTGCAAAGCTCTGATCTTTGCTTCAATGGAGAAGCACAAATGCAAGCTCTGTTCAAGGAGGTTCTCCAGTGGCAGAGCTTTGGGTGGTCACATGAGGTCTCACCTAGCCACCCTCCCCATTCCTCCGAAGACCCCGCAACACAGTGACCGGACCGACCCtgtttcctcttcctcttcctcttcttccagTGAGGAAGAAGAGGAGGGGGAGGAGCAAAGATCAGAAGGAGAGGAGAAGGCTCTGGCTTATGGGTTGAGGGAGAATCCCAAGAGGAGTTTTAGATTGGCAGATCCTGAGTTTTCGTTCGCTGTGGATGCTGGGTCTGTGGTCCAGGACCGCGAGAGCGAGACCGAGTCCAGGAACCCAACTCGGAGGCGATCCAAACGAGCTTGGAAACTGGGTGTGCCCAACCAGGGACTGGATTTGAAGAAACCTAAATTGGGAAAATCGGAGACCACCGAGTCGCCGACTGAGCCGGAGCCGGTGAGTTCAGTTTCCAACACTTGGCCTGAAGAGGATATTGCTATGTGCCTGGTGATGCTTTCGAGGGATACGTGGACCAGAAGCGATGAAGATCAAGACAttaaagatgaagaagaaagatCAGTTGATGAAACATGCAAGAAGGTGTTCTCGTCCTTTGAAGCATCCCCAGTTGAAAAAGTCGTGAACAAAGCCAGTAAGAAGAAGATCAAAGCCTGTTTTGAAGACGAATCAAATCCAGAAAACGGAGGTAATGTGAAAATTTATGAGTGCCCATTTTGCAGTAGAGTGTTCAGGTCTGGCCAAGCATTGGGTGGGCACAAGAGATCACACCTCCTCAATAATTCAACCACCACAACTGCCGCCGCTGCCGCTGCCGCTTCTGCGAATTCTGAGAAATTCCAGAATGGGGTGATAGATCTCAATCTCCCTGCTCCACCTGAAGATTATGCCTTTAGTCAGCACTCTGCAGTTTCATATGCAGAGTTCATTGCCAATACCATAAAATGTTGa
- the LOC100243751 gene encoding WAT1-related protein At5g47470 produces MHAKTRVETRKEDWVGGKKRLVMELPKREMLEDFAVIGGLVGVQVVYAGNALVLSYLMSVGLNPLSLVVYSAFATFIVLTPLSFYFERSKWPSRISCKLWIQLILISFTGVTLFQSLFLMGIEKTSPAIATAMPNLAPGLIFIIACSFRLEKVNISCMYSQVKIIGTLLCVVGAVVMSLLHSTTEKSSKLSEIIFNEEKIVGCLYLLAAVFTLSSNVVLQATTLVDFPAPISLCAITSIIGVFLTMIVEFLQNHKFDTGWPNLSLRDIVFYSLLGGSVSGLCVSFNGWAMKKRGPVLVSMFSPIGTVCSVILSVMTLGESISIGSLCGMCLMFTGLYFVLWAKGKEGFQVGETLEPEPEPELENDVEKPLLDHT; encoded by the exons ATGCATGCAAAGACCAGGGTAGAAACAAGGAAGGAGGACTGGGTGGGTGGGAAGAAGAGATTAGTGATGGAGCTGCCAAAGAGGGAGATGCTTGAGGACTTTGCAGTGATAGGGGGTTTGGTGGGGGTGCAGGTTGTGTATGCAGGCAACGCATTGGTGCTGAGTTATCTCATGTCCGTTGGCCTCAACCCCCTCTCCCTTGTTGTCTATTCTGCTTTTGCCACCTTCATTGTCCTCACTCCTCTCTCCTTCTATTTTGAAAG GAGTAAATGGCCCAGCAGAATCAGCTGCAAGTTATGGATTCAGCTGATCTTGATTTCCTTCACCGG GGTAACTTTGTTCCAATCTCTCTTCTTAATGGGAATTGAGAAAACCTCACCTGCAATTGCTACAGCAATGCCCAACCTCGCTCCTGGACTCATCTTCATCATTGCTTGCAGTTTTAG GCTAGAGAAAGTTAACATATCTTGTATGTACAGCCAAGTCAAGATCATAGGCACTCTTTTGTGTGTGGTTGGTGCTGTTGTGATGAGCCTTTTGCACAGCACCACagaaaaatcatcaaaactATCAGAAATAATCTTCAATGAAGAAAAGATTGTCGGTTGCTTGTATCTCTTGGCAGCCGTCTTCACTTTATCTAGTAATGTTGTGTTGCAG GCTACTACTTTGGTTGATTTTCCCGCACCGATCTCCTTGTGTGCCATAACATCGATAATCGGCGTGTTTCTAACTATGATCGTTGAGTTCCTGCAAAATCACAAGTTTGATACTGGCTGGCCCAACTTGAGTCTTCGTGACATTGTCTTTTATTCTCTACTG GGAGGCAGTGTGAGTGGACTATGTGTGAGCTTCAATGGGTGGGCAATGAAGAAAAGAGGGCCAGTTCTAGTGTCCATGTTCAGCCCCATTGGAACAGTCTGCTCTGTAATCCTCTCTGTTATGACCCTAGGAGAGTCCATTTCCATTGGAAG CCTCTGCGGTATGTGCCTCATGTTCACCGGCCTCTACTTTGTGCTGTGGGCTAAAGGGAAAGAAGGATTCCAGGTCGGTGAGACCTTGGAGCCGGAGCCGGAGCCGGAGCTGGAAAATGATGTAGAGAAGCCTCTCTTGG ACCATACATAA